The Vibrio fortis DNA segment CAATCATTAGACAGCTATCAATATTGACGTGCAACAAGCGCTTATTCGTATGCACTTAACCATGTTTTGAGCAGTTGATTGGTATTCTTTTTCTGACTCGCTGACAGGGTTTTCACCAATTTCTTCTGCATTTCAACATGCTCAGTCATCATTTCGTCAATGAGCGTTAATCCGCTTTTGGTCAACTTAACACTGACACTGCGACGGTCTTCTTTACTGTGCTCGCGACTGATCAGCCCCTTGGCTTCTAACTTATCTAATCGGTTAGTCATTGCACCAGAGGTCAGCATCATAGAACCAATCAGTTCTGATGGGGTGAGTCGATAAGGCTTGCCCGAACGTCGCAAGGTCGCTAATACATCAAACTCTCCTAGCTTCATATCATACTGCTTATGAAGGTCGGCAACCTGTGTCTCCATGTATTTAGCGATACGCATTACTCGGCCCATAATCGCCATCGGCTCTGTTTCTAGGTCGGGCTTTTCCTTTGCCCATTGCTCTACTACGCGGTCAATAGCATCCATTTGCAATCACGCTCCGTTATTAGTCTTAGTTGCTTCAAACTAGTTTAACATAAAGATACTTTACAACCACTAGTTATGGGTATACTCTTCACACCAAGAGTTATCTTAACGTAAAGATATTTTAGATGAATATATTATTAGCAATGATCCCCGCCTTCTTCTGGGGTACAACTTATGCAGTGACGCAGTTTACGCTACAGGAGTGGCCACCCTTACTACTCGGTGCTCTGCGTGCTTTGCCTGCAGGTTTATTATTGCTTGCTGTAAAACCTACTCTACCGAAAAAAGGTGAGTGGCAAATCATTTTCACACTGGGTTTAATCAATATTGCGACCTTCTTCGGTCTGATTTTTGTTATGGCTCTCACCTTGCCTTCTGCCATTTCCGGCGTAGGTATGATCTCAGTACCTGTATTTGCAATGATCTTCCATTGGGTTGTGAAAAAGCAGCGCCCTAACCTGATTCAAGCTTTGTCGGGTGTCGGACTGATTTCACTGGCGTGGATGCTGTTTAATCCAAGTCAAATCTCACTCAGCCCTGTAGGACTAGGTGCTATGTTTGCCGCTATCATGTGTATCATTGTTGGCAGCAGCATTACTAAGTCACTCGGCGATCGCATGCACTGGTGGAAAGTACTGACTTGGCAGTTAATTCTTGGTGGTGTAATTTTGTCTGTGGCTTCGGCGACTCATGCTTTCATCGACCCACAACCATACGCAAACGCAGTAACGCACTTCGATTCGCGTAACTTTATGGGTCTATTGTGGGTGATTGGTTTGAATACGGCACTGGGTTACGGCATGTACGTTTGGTTGCTACAACGTATGTCAGTGGTCGACTTTACCTTTGGCGGTATTGCTAACCCTGTAGCAGGGATCGTGATGGGAATGCTGTTGATGGGTGAGTCTTTCACTGCCACTCAGTACTCACTGATGACAGGTATGATTGTGATGTCACTCTTACCTCAAGTCATCCTTGCGATTCGACAACCTAAGACAATATCAACACCAAATAAGCCGTTAAAGGCAAGATAACCTCTTCAAACTTAAATAAAACCCGTTTCACACGGGTTTTATTTATTTGACCGTAACGTCATACGAATTTTCCATTTGTCCTACATGAATCGTCGTCATATGATTAAAGAGTATACGTGACGTTAGGGGGCAAAATGGCAAAAGACTTATTCGCAAATCTCGATCTCAACCTTCTTCGAACTTTCATCATACTGCATCAAGAGCGCAATATGAGAAAAGCATCAGAGCGACTTTTTGTATCCCAACCCGCGGTAAGTAAAGCCCTACAACGTCTGCGTGACCACTTTGGTGATGAGCTATTTGTAAAGACACATCACGGCCTGCGAGCCACGGAACATGCCAATATGCTCGCTGAAAGCATTTCACCGATTCTAGACGAGCTGTCGTGTGCGATAAACACCAGTAATGAATTCAACCCAGCTGAGTTACAAGGCATCATCAAGGTTGCACTCTCCCCCTATCTGCTCAGCTCTCTTTCTAGCAAACTGTTCAAAGCCATTCGTGCACAAGCCCCTCATGTACAGATCCAGTTATTGAACTGGTCTGGCACTACTATGACTGACATCATCAATGATGAAGTCCACATTGGGCTTAACTACGAGATCAATCACGCACCAAAAGAGCTGCTTCAGCAACACATAGCTCAAGATACATTCAAGGGTTATGTACGTGAAGATCACCCATATCAAGATGACTACATAGAGGTCAAAGATGGCGTGAATTTCGAATTAGCCTCAGTGATCGCCGTCGATTGGAACTCACATCAATCCCTTGCAGAGAAGATACTCAAAATCAAAGGTCATAAAGCTCGCATTGGATTTCGTTCAGAGCTACCTTCAGCGGTCATAGACGTTGTGCGCAATTCAGACATGCTCTTCCCCGCCTCAAAATTTCTAGAGATCGAGCAGAAAACGTCGTTAAGAGCGATCAATTTGTTGTTCGACAGCACAGATGTACAGCCAATGATGTGTGCCTACTATCACCACAAGAATCGTAATAGCCCTACCACATTATGGCTGAAGAAGATTCTAGAGAACCTTCTAAACAGTGCTTCGAGTAAAACTCAATAATAACCTAGAGTTATCACGCTGTTTCTTTTCTCTCATTAATAACCGAACGTTAAAGCCTCTATTCCATCAAGCAATTAGAGGCTTTTTTGTCCACTCCATATACTTCTCTCATCGGCTAGGAACGCCATCAATACTGCAAGACGCAACACGAGTTCCTTAACTATTTTGAGAGTAGATCAATGAAACTAAAATTACTAAGCACCCTAATCGCCGCTTCTTTCCTAGCTGGC contains these protein-coding regions:
- a CDS encoding MarR family winged helix-turn-helix transcriptional regulator, whose protein sequence is MDAIDRVVEQWAKEKPDLETEPMAIMGRVMRIAKYMETQVADLHKQYDMKLGEFDVLATLRRSGKPYRLTPSELIGSMMLTSGAMTNRLDKLEAKGLISREHSKEDRRSVSVKLTKSGLTLIDEMMTEHVEMQKKLVKTLSASQKKNTNQLLKTWLSAYE
- a CDS encoding DMT family transporter — protein: MNILLAMIPAFFWGTTYAVTQFTLQEWPPLLLGALRALPAGLLLLAVKPTLPKKGEWQIIFTLGLINIATFFGLIFVMALTLPSAISGVGMISVPVFAMIFHWVVKKQRPNLIQALSGVGLISLAWMLFNPSQISLSPVGLGAMFAAIMCIIVGSSITKSLGDRMHWWKVLTWQLILGGVILSVASATHAFIDPQPYANAVTHFDSRNFMGLLWVIGLNTALGYGMYVWLLQRMSVVDFTFGGIANPVAGIVMGMLLMGESFTATQYSLMTGMIVMSLLPQVILAIRQPKTISTPNKPLKAR
- a CDS encoding LysR family transcriptional regulator, with product MAKDLFANLDLNLLRTFIILHQERNMRKASERLFVSQPAVSKALQRLRDHFGDELFVKTHHGLRATEHANMLAESISPILDELSCAINTSNEFNPAELQGIIKVALSPYLLSSLSSKLFKAIRAQAPHVQIQLLNWSGTTMTDIINDEVHIGLNYEINHAPKELLQQHIAQDTFKGYVREDHPYQDDYIEVKDGVNFELASVIAVDWNSHQSLAEKILKIKGHKARIGFRSELPSAVIDVVRNSDMLFPASKFLEIEQKTSLRAINLLFDSTDVQPMMCAYYHHKNRNSPTTLWLKKILENLLNSASSKTQ